A genomic window from Aquila chrysaetos chrysaetos chromosome 21, bAquChr1.4, whole genome shotgun sequence includes:
- the CLDN2 gene encoding claudin-2, whose product MVSMGLQLLGYAVAFLGYIGTLTATLLPSWKTSSYIGSSIVTAVSFTKGLWMECATYSTGITQCDIYSSLLNLPADIQAAQALMVSSCAVSSLACLLTVVGMRCTVFSQGSPGKDRVAVAGGTVFILGGLLCFIPLVWNIHVVLRDFRNPSLPDSMKFELGEALYLGIISSLLSLVGGFILCTSCPARDPTTTYTSTYQPRLLASKSPRPSVSQTQKTKSELNSYNLTGYV is encoded by the coding sequence ATGGTCTCCATGGGGCTCCAGCTGCTAGGCTATGCCGTGGCCTTCCTGGGCTACATCGGCACGCTGACTGCCACGTTGCTGCCCAGCTGGAAGACCAGCTCCTACATCGGCTCCAGCATCGTGACAGCTGTGAGCTTCACCAAGGGGCTGTGGATGGAGTGCGCCACATACAGCACAGGCATCACCCAGTGTGACATCTACAGCTCCCTGCTCAACCTGCCTGCCGACATCCAGGCAGCCCAAGCCCTCATGGTGAGCTCCTGCGCTGTCTCGTCCCTCGCCTGCCTCCTCACTGTCGTGGGTATGAGGTGCACCGTCTTCAGCCAGGGCTCGCCGGGCAAGGACCGGGTGGCGGTGGCAGGCGGCACTGTCTTCATCCTCGGGGGGCTGCTCTGTTTCATCCCGCTGGTGTGGAACATCCATGTGGTACTGCGGGATTTCCGCAACCCCAGCCTCCCTGACAGCATGAAGTTTGAGCTTGGGGAGGCGCTTTACCTGGGCAtcatctcctccctcctctccctcgtCGGCGGCTTCATCCTCtgcacctcctgccctgcccgggACCCAACAACCACCTACACGAGCACCTACCAGCCCCGGCTGCTGGCGAGCAAGAGTCCCCGGCCCTCCGTCAGCCAGACGCAGAAGACCAAGAGTGAGCTCAACTCCTACAACCTGACGGGATATGTGTAG
- the PRRG3 gene encoding transmembrane gamma-carboxyglutamic acid protein 3, with product MAMFLGARNAHSVLKRFPRANGFLEEIRQGTIERECIEEVCSYEEVKEVFENKEKTMEFWKGYTNSVYSVKDPGHSTERSDAMYVVVPLLGVALLIVIALFIIWRCQLQKATRHRPSYAQNRYLASRTGRSLPRVMVYRERSQSQGETHYQREASNRVAVDGRAGGTPQQDGTLYPPEHSVSVLSRLSSATPPPSYEEVTGHPESSSGEETSVSYNDPPPKYEEIVATAPATGK from the exons ATGGCAA TGTTCTTGGGGGCCAGGAATGCCCACTCGGTCCTGAAGCGCTTTCCCCGAGCCAACGGCTTCCTGGAGGAGATCCGGCAGGGCACCATCGAGCGGGAGTGCATTGAGGAGGTCTGCAGCTATGAGGAGGTCAAGGAAGTGTTTGAGAACAAGGAGAAGACG ATGGAGTTTTGGAAGGGCTACACCAACTCTGTCTACTCTGTCAAGGACCCTGGGCACAGCACAGAGCGCTCAGACGCTATGTACGTGGTGGTGCCCCTCTTGGGAGTGGCTCTTCTGATAGTCATCGCCCTCTTCATCATCTGGAGGTGCCAGCTTCAGAAGGCCACCCGCCACCGCCCTTCCTATGCCCAGAACCGTTACCTGGCCAGCCGAACGGGACGCAGCCTTCCCAGGGTCATGGTGTACCGGGAGCGGTCGCAAAGCCAAGGGGAAACCCATTATCAGCGAGAAGCAAGCAACCGGGTGGCTGTagatggcagagctgggggcacCCCCCAGCAAGATGGCACGCTCTACCCGCCGGAGCATTCGGTCTCTGTCCTCTCCAGACTGTCCAGTGCCACCCCTCCGCCTTCCTATGAGGAGGTGACGGGCCACCCGGAGAGCAGCAGTGGCGAAGAGACCAGCGTCTCCTATAATGACCCGCCACCCAAGTATGAAGAGATCGTGGCCACGGCCCCTGCTACGGGCAAATAG